One Rickettsiales bacterium DNA segment encodes these proteins:
- a CDS encoding PBP1A family penicillin-binding protein, with amino-acid sequence MVKKKTPSRRKPASTTRSSTARKQRTSSKRKQTVKRSTTSKRFLFSRKIWTLLGSLGLTFIILGLLTLIWFASELPDLGQLESYDKPPGIRVYDTSKNMIGSYGHVVGKHVTYDEIPKQLIDALLATEDRRFFEHGGIDPWGILRAMVRNVAAGGVVQGGSTITQQLAKNTFLTPERTLKRKIQEVMLSLWIEGHFSKEKIVEIYLNRVYLGAGNYGIDAAAYHYFDKSAVEVTLQESALLVGLLKAPSRYAPTRNRELSFKRTKQVILNMKDAGLLNDHAASEAIGTFAEAINLKTESGNGSRYFADWVVDLIPRHVGQVDGDLEVYTTLDPRLQLTAEETVTRYIEGEGKEKDATQATMLTMTPDGAVKAMVGGVSYAASQFNRVTQAKRQPGSSFKLFVYLAALEWGLSPNSWVVDRPIKYGSWAPKNYNGRYLGDLRLREAFFRSVNTVAVQLAKQVGIGSVINMAKRLGVQEPLEPNLSLSLGTSEVTMMEMVGAYAHLANGGRKMKPYAIRKIVRQKDNELLYERTGAEEEGYALRGNITRMMNDLMTDTVAFGTGRGANFGRPAAGKTGTSQNSRDAWFIGFTPQYVTGAWVGNDDNSPTKKVTGGAMPARMWRDLMKVAHQGKPVMSIPQHFQYFDGSAMIGDIYTATGEGLPWRPDSSAAKPNVDLPWNNRRNDRRRVEPKGNPRYQLHDGAPVERDIELPTSQKRAPIPPKEEAGPSDWIQEKVRKVTEEREYDYPVGGRKRRLVF; translated from the coding sequence GTGGTAAAGAAAAAAACTCCTTCACGCCGTAAACCGGCAAGCACAACGCGCAGTAGTACTGCGCGCAAACAACGCACGTCGAGTAAGCGTAAGCAGACGGTAAAGCGTTCGACAACGAGCAAACGTTTTCTTTTCTCACGTAAAATATGGACCTTGCTGGGATCGCTTGGGCTTACCTTTATTATCCTTGGATTACTGACACTCATTTGGTTTGCAAGCGAGTTGCCTGATCTGGGGCAGTTAGAGAGTTACGACAAGCCTCCCGGTATTCGCGTGTATGACACGTCGAAAAATATGATCGGTAGTTACGGTCATGTGGTGGGGAAACATGTGACCTATGATGAAATTCCCAAGCAGTTAATTGATGCGCTTTTGGCGACAGAAGATCGACGATTTTTTGAACATGGTGGAATTGACCCTTGGGGTATTTTACGTGCCATGGTACGCAATGTTGCGGCAGGTGGCGTGGTGCAGGGCGGCAGTACCATTACCCAGCAATTGGCGAAAAATACTTTCTTAACGCCAGAACGTACCTTGAAACGTAAGATTCAGGAAGTGATGTTAAGTCTCTGGATCGAAGGGCATTTCAGCAAAGAGAAGATCGTCGAAATTTACCTGAACCGAGTCTATTTGGGAGCAGGTAATTACGGAATTGATGCAGCGGCGTATCACTATTTTGATAAATCTGCGGTGGAGGTGACGCTGCAAGAGTCGGCCTTGTTGGTGGGCTTGTTAAAAGCGCCATCACGTTATGCCCCGACGCGCAATCGAGAGCTTTCTTTTAAGCGCACTAAACAAGTTATCCTGAATATGAAGGATGCAGGACTTCTCAATGACCACGCGGCCTCAGAAGCGATAGGGACGTTTGCAGAAGCGATCAATTTAAAAACAGAAAGCGGTAATGGTAGTCGTTATTTCGCCGATTGGGTGGTGGATTTAATCCCCCGGCATGTCGGGCAGGTTGATGGAGATTTGGAAGTCTATACCACGCTAGACCCTCGTTTGCAGTTAACGGCGGAAGAGACCGTGACACGCTATATAGAGGGTGAAGGCAAAGAAAAAGATGCGACCCAAGCGACCATGCTTACGATGACACCGGATGGTGCAGTGAAAGCGATGGTGGGCGGTGTTAGCTATGCGGCGAGCCAATTTAACCGTGTGACGCAAGCGAAGCGTCAGCCCGGTTCGTCGTTCAAATTATTCGTCTATTTGGCGGCATTGGAGTGGGGGTTAAGCCCTAATAGCTGGGTCGTTGACCGTCCGATAAAATATGGTAGCTGGGCGCCGAAAAACTATAATGGTCGTTACTTAGGGGACTTGCGTTTGCGTGAGGCCTTCTTCCGTTCAGTCAATACAGTGGCCGTGCAATTAGCCAAGCAAGTGGGGATTGGCTCAGTGATTAACATGGCGAAGCGCTTGGGTGTTCAGGAGCCGCTGGAGCCAAATCTATCGCTATCTCTGGGTACGAGCGAGGTCACGATGATGGAGATGGTCGGGGCGTATGCGCATCTGGCCAATGGCGGTCGCAAAATGAAGCCTTATGCGATTCGTAAAATCGTGCGCCAAAAAGATAATGAACTACTTTATGAACGTACGGGTGCAGAAGAAGAAGGCTATGCCCTTCGCGGGAATATCACACGTATGATGAATGATCTGATGACCGATACCGTTGCTTTTGGTACTGGCCGAGGCGCAAATTTTGGCCGTCCAGCAGCGGGTAAAACCGGGACGAGTCAGAACTCGCGTGATGCGTGGTTTATTGGGTTTACGCCGCAATATGTGACCGGCGCTTGGGTGGGTAACGATGATAATAGCCCAACGAAGAAAGTGACAGGCGGTGCCATGCCTGCACGGATGTGGCGTGACCTGATGAAGGTGGCACATCAAGGCAAACCGGTGATGAGTATCCCGCAGCATTTCCAGTATTTTGATGGATCGGCGATGATCGGCGATATTTATACGGCCACGGGTGAGGGGCTTCCTTGGCGCCCTGATAGTAGCGCTGCGAAACCGAATGTAGACCTTCCATGGAATAACCGACGTAATGACCGCCGCCGTGTTGAGCCCAAGGGGAACCCGCGTTATCAGTTGCATGACGGAGCCCCTGTAGAGCGCGATATCGAGTTACCAACATCGCAAAAGAGAGCACCGATCCCTCCTAAGGAAGAAGCAGGACCAAGTGATTGGATTCAGGAAAAAGTGAGAAAAGTCACCGAAGAGCGTGAATATGATTACCCTGTCGGTGGCCGTAAGAGACGTCTCGTCTTTTAA
- the gcvT gene encoding glycine cleavage system aminomethyltransferase GcvT has protein sequence MENAKKTPLYDAHIAMQGKMVEFAGYAMPVQYPMGLAKEHLWVRENVGMFDVSHMGQAYLEGEGAAEFLSFITPSPFMKTPHGNAKYTVLPNDKGGVIDDLIITRLSEDKFFIVFNASRKEIDAAWMEKHMPDTLTLTMLPSRALIAVQGPKAEVILSQHVKEPLTEQGYMTIQTVHLNDGTEIFISRLGYTGEDGFEISIEGDKAADFWNALAAHDEVEPAGLGARDTLRLEMGYPLYGHDLDEETSPIQSSLGWVVSKKNDIFMGAERILADRENGPATKRVGIKLLDRGVARENTPIVNEAGESIGTLTSGGFSPTLNAAIGQGYLPAAYADEGSKVFVEVRGKKLAAEVTGLTFIQANTKTKKQSKAA, from the coding sequence ATGGAAAACGCGAAAAAAACACCTTTATATGATGCCCATATTGCCATGCAAGGTAAGATGGTTGAGTTCGCCGGTTATGCGATGCCGGTACAATATCCAATGGGTTTAGCGAAAGAACATCTTTGGGTTCGCGAAAATGTAGGCATGTTTGATGTGTCCCACATGGGCCAAGCTTACCTTGAAGGCGAAGGTGCGGCAGAGTTTTTAAGCTTCATCACCCCTTCCCCGTTTATGAAAACGCCTCATGGCAATGCTAAATATACCGTTCTTCCCAATGATAAAGGCGGCGTGATTGATGATCTAATCATCACACGCTTATCTGAGGATAAATTCTTCATCGTGTTCAATGCTTCTCGTAAAGAAATTGACGCTGCATGGATGGAAAAACATATGCCCGATACGTTGACGCTCACGATGCTGCCAAGCCGTGCGCTTATCGCCGTGCAAGGCCCTAAAGCGGAGGTGATCCTATCGCAGCATGTAAAAGAGCCACTAACCGAGCAAGGGTACATGACGATTCAAACCGTTCATCTTAACGATGGCACTGAAATCTTCATCAGCCGTTTGGGCTATACCGGTGAAGATGGTTTTGAAATCAGCATTGAAGGCGATAAAGCCGCAGACTTTTGGAACGCACTCGCCGCACATGATGAAGTAGAACCCGCTGGCCTCGGCGCACGTGACACCCTTCGCCTAGAGATGGGTTACCCGCTTTACGGCCATGATCTGGATGAAGAGACTTCGCCGATTCAATCAAGTCTCGGCTGGGTTGTCAGCAAAAAGAATGACATCTTCATGGGTGCCGAGCGCATTCTCGCCGATCGTGAAAATGGCCCTGCAACTAAACGTGTCGGCATTAAATTGCTCGATCGCGGTGTCGCGCGTGAGAATACGCCAATCGTAAACGAAGCAGGTGAATCTATCGGCACGCTCACCAGCGGCGGCTTCTCGCCTACGTTGAATGCAGCGATTGGCCAAGGCTACCTACCCGCAGCTTACGCAGATGAAGGCAGCAAAGTCTTCGTCGAAGTACGCGGTAAAAAATTAGCGGCAGAGGTGACAGGATTAACCTTCATCCAAGCCAATACTAAAACGAAAAAACAAAGCAAAGCGGCTTAA
- the gcvPA gene encoding aminomethyl-transferring glycine dehydrogenase subunit GcvPA, with product MRFLPHTAQERQEMLKSIGANSVDDLFHHVAEESRLKVTMDLPDTQPEYLVESDITKMVAKNRPANDNPFFLGAGCYYHHVPATVDHMIQRSEFLTAYTPYQPEISQGTLGVIFEFQSMLCALTGQEVANASMYDGATSVAEAALMARRITKRDNVHIATPLHPDYRDTLATYMDTMGGEVNDSPLDKNSACLIVQTPDFNGTVHSLAEYRKQCDAVGAKLIVAVTEIVSLGLLAAPKEADIVAGEGQSIGVPMQYGGPHVGFFACSMKDVRQMPGRLCGVTTDMEGRRSFVLTLNTREQHIRRAKATSNICTNVGLCATAFTVHMSLLGEHGFKQLALLNHEAACTLADKLETVGVTIENESFFNEFVAVLPDDAAKISDALYDKGITPGLALNGNRMLFAATEMTTESDMDALITALKEVL from the coding sequence ATGCGTTTTTTACCCCATACTGCACAAGAACGGCAAGAAATGTTGAAATCTATCGGCGCGAATAGTGTTGATGATTTATTCCATCACGTGGCAGAAGAAAGCCGCCTGAAAGTGACAATGGATTTGCCTGACACTCAACCAGAATATTTGGTTGAGAGCGATATCACAAAGATGGTGGCAAAAAACAGACCGGCCAATGATAATCCGTTCTTCCTCGGTGCAGGCTGCTATTATCACCATGTTCCTGCAACGGTCGATCACATGATCCAACGTTCGGAATTTCTCACCGCTTACACCCCTTACCAGCCGGAAATTTCGCAAGGCACGCTCGGCGTTATCTTCGAATTCCAAAGCATGCTCTGCGCGCTTACGGGACAAGAAGTAGCCAATGCCTCTATGTATGATGGCGCAACGTCAGTGGCCGAAGCTGCACTCATGGCACGTCGTATCACCAAGCGCGACAATGTGCATATCGCCACCCCACTCCACCCCGATTACCGCGATACGCTAGCCACTTACATGGACACCATGGGCGGCGAAGTAAATGACAGCCCGTTGGATAAAAACTCAGCTTGCCTGATCGTTCAAACGCCTGACTTTAACGGCACAGTTCACTCGCTAGCAGAGTATCGCAAGCAGTGCGATGCGGTCGGCGCAAAGCTGATCGTTGCGGTGACCGAAATCGTTTCTCTAGGCCTACTCGCAGCGCCAAAAGAAGCGGATATCGTCGCCGGTGAAGGCCAAAGTATTGGCGTTCCGATGCAATATGGCGGCCCTCATGTTGGCTTCTTCGCGTGCTCGATGAAAGATGTTCGTCAAATGCCAGGACGTCTGTGTGGCGTCACTACTGATATGGAGGGTCGACGTAGTTTTGTGCTCACGCTCAACACACGCGAGCAACATATTCGCCGTGCGAAAGCGACCTCAAACATCTGTACCAATGTTGGTCTCTGCGCGACAGCCTTTACGGTTCACATGAGCTTGCTGGGTGAACACGGATTTAAACAACTCGCCCTTCTAAACCATGAAGCTGCCTGCACTTTAGCCGATAAGCTAGAGACCGTTGGCGTGACCATCGAGAATGAAAGTTTCTTCAACGAATTCGTTGCAGTGCTGCCAGATGATGCCGCTAAAATCTCGGATGCACTTTACGATAAAGGCATTACTCCGGGCTTAGCCCTTAATGGCAACCGCATGCTATTTGCGGCCACTGAAATGACGACCGAGTCCGATATGGACGCCCTCATCACGGCGTTGAAAGAGGTGCTATAA
- a CDS encoding isoprenylcysteine carboxylmethyltransferase family protein, whose translation MADDGVTLALTPLRKILLREWAINLLLSGYYLYFARVHAEYVFETGEPTTLIFLIYESLIIMLLLTRRTPKEVSFKSKDWIAATLGTFAPLMLTSQHQAFTGDFIILILQIIGMVISLVGMCGLNRSFGIVPANRGVQVSGLYEVIRHPIYAGYFLSLTCFTLLNLPNIEVAARNISILLLTLTAIIFRIRYEEALLIKDKKYQTLVEKTRYRILPGIW comes from the coding sequence TTGGCAGATGATGGAGTAACATTGGCCCTCACACCCCTTCGTAAGATCTTACTGCGCGAATGGGCGATCAACCTATTACTGTCCGGCTATTACCTCTATTTTGCACGTGTGCATGCTGAATATGTATTCGAAACAGGCGAGCCAACCACACTGATTTTCCTGATCTATGAATCACTCATTATCATGTTGCTGCTGACTCGCCGCACCCCCAAAGAAGTGAGCTTTAAAAGTAAAGATTGGATCGCCGCCACCCTAGGCACGTTTGCCCCACTGATGTTAACTTCTCAGCACCAAGCTTTTACGGGCGATTTCATCATTCTCATCCTACAGATAATCGGAATGGTTATTTCCTTAGTCGGCATGTGCGGCCTCAACCGCAGCTTTGGCATCGTACCGGCGAATCGCGGCGTGCAAGTTTCGGGCCTTTACGAAGTGATAAGGCATCCCATCTATGCAGGCTATTTTCTGAGCCTAACGTGCTTCACCTTGTTGAATTTACCGAATATCGAAGTAGCCGCACGTAATATTAGCATTCTACTTCTCACGCTCACGGCGATTATCTTTCGCATTCGCTATGAAGAAGCCTTACTCATAAAAGATAAAAAATATCAGACCCTCGTCGAGAAAACGCGCTACCGTATTTTACCCGGCATCTGGTAA
- the cyaY gene encoding iron donor protein CyaY, with protein MFDESEFHELVEAFLERLAEEIELKDDDMLIDVDLNQGILTLELDSGQQYVISKHLPSQQVWLSSPMSGGLHYDYSEELESWELVKDGTRLDEHLAQELYQLTSIAFDFIGE; from the coding sequence ATGTTTGATGAATCAGAATTCCACGAATTAGTTGAAGCCTTCTTAGAAAGGCTCGCCGAAGAAATTGAGCTTAAAGACGATGATATGTTGATTGATGTCGATCTCAATCAGGGCATCCTCACGCTTGAGCTGGACTCTGGCCAGCAATATGTAATCAGCAAGCACCTGCCTTCGCAACAAGTCTGGCTTTCATCACCGATGAGCGGTGGCCTGCATTATGATTACAGCGAAGAGCTCGAAAGCTGGGAACTCGTCAAAGATGGCACCCGCCTAGACGAGCACCTCGCGCAAGAACTCTATCAGCTTACCAGCATCGCTTTTGACTTTATTGGCGAGTGA
- a CDS encoding response regulator, which yields MNKQSEEIMNARKKLENAHILIVDGDRHMLILLKDILFKMGFANITAVRKSCEALQVFQEKEVNILLAEWNTRPLDGVRLVQEIRRNELAKVALVPTILMSENSTEEAVKYARDCGVTEFLAKPYTVRSLYNRMEHIIDFPREFIVSDEYIGPDRRRGKRKEDYVQQHEERRKVVPTEYGLSSKIKRRYKSPVKIMAGKALRRKMQLPRSLREVIVPEILAEAQQAIDAMRGESLQWIAEDIKKINRLLYKLTKGEEPKAASLMQRQLLKLKSHAGTFDYHHIEEVAENLFQFLTVSFIFGSARHHIAVQKHVEVLQVMLAKCAHESDDVWANRLISGLDELVESIQYHGLSRGREEYVVRMRV from the coding sequence ATGAATAAGCAATCGGAAGAAATAATGAACGCCAGAAAGAAACTCGAAAACGCGCATATCTTAATTGTAGATGGTGATCGTCATATGTTGATCCTCCTGAAGGATATTCTATTTAAAATGGGTTTTGCAAATATCACGGCAGTTCGTAAAAGTTGCGAAGCGCTGCAGGTTTTTCAGGAAAAGGAAGTCAATATTCTGCTGGCAGAGTGGAATACTCGTCCGTTGGATGGGGTGAGGCTGGTGCAAGAGATTCGTCGTAACGAGCTGGCGAAGGTCGCTCTCGTGCCAACGATTCTGATGTCAGAAAATAGTACCGAAGAAGCGGTGAAATATGCTCGTGATTGTGGCGTAACGGAGTTTTTGGCAAAGCCTTACACCGTTCGTTCTCTCTATAATAGAATGGAGCATATTATCGATTTCCCTAGAGAGTTTATTGTGTCAGATGAATATATCGGACCTGACCGCCGACGAGGTAAACGAAAAGAAGACTACGTTCAGCAGCATGAGGAACGCCGGAAGGTGGTGCCCACGGAGTATGGTTTATCGTCTAAAATAAAGCGTAGGTATAAATCGCCGGTTAAAATAATGGCGGGGAAGGCCTTGAGAAGGAAAATGCAACTTCCAAGAAGTTTGCGCGAAGTGATTGTGCCCGAAATATTAGCTGAAGCACAGCAGGCAATCGATGCCATGAGGGGGGAGTCATTGCAATGGATTGCCGAGGATATAAAAAAGATAAATCGATTGCTCTATAAACTGACGAAGGGTGAGGAGCCGAAAGCGGCCAGCTTAATGCAGCGGCAATTACTAAAGCTTAAGTCTCATGCCGGAACCTTTGATTATCATCATATTGAAGAAGTGGCAGAGAATCTCTTTCAGTTTTTGACGGTGTCATTTATTTTCGGGAGCGCAAGACATCATATAGCGGTGCAAAAACATGTTGAAGTCTTGCAGGTAATGCTGGCTAAGTGTGCGCATGAGTCGGATGATGTCTGGGCTAATCGTCTGATAAGTGGGTTAGACGAGCTGGTGGAAAGCATCCAATATCATGGCTTGTCTAGGGGGCGAGAGGAATATGTCGTCAGAATGCGAGTGTGA
- the gcvH gene encoding glycine cleavage system protein GcvH: MSDHNIPGDLKYTKDHEWIRVDGDTVVIGIDDYAQQALGELVFVELPGVGTNFERGADMAVVESFKTASDVFAPISGEVVAVNEALGDSPQTVNDAPFEGGWLVKLKVSNAAELEDLMDATTYAAQLED; encoded by the coding sequence ATGTCAGATCATAACATTCCAGGTGACCTAAAATACACAAAAGACCATGAGTGGATTCGCGTTGATGGCGATACAGTCGTCATCGGTATCGACGATTACGCGCAACAAGCGCTCGGCGAACTCGTCTTCGTTGAATTGCCAGGTGTTGGCACAAACTTCGAACGCGGTGCCGATATGGCCGTCGTTGAATCCTTCAAAACAGCGAGCGATGTGTTTGCGCCAATCAGCGGCGAAGTCGTTGCGGTGAATGAAGCCCTTGGCGACTCTCCACAAACCGTAAATGACGCCCCTTTTGAAGGCGGTTGGTTGGTGAAGTTAAAAGTGAGCAACGCCGCTGAATTAGAAGACCTCATGGATGCGACCACTTACGCCGCGCAACTCGAAGACTAA
- the gcvPB gene encoding aminomethyl-transferring glycine dehydrogenase subunit GcvPB, whose amino-acid sequence MTAALKKESNVTAFAKQDPLVDRSHGLNFEEPLLIERSREGRCGVDLPKPKGTKLRTGQTARTEIGLPQVSEPQAVRHFVRYSQQNFSIDSGFYPLGSCTMKHNPRLNEKMARLPGLANLHPLQDERTTQGALELMYTLQHWLSELTGLPGVSLCPAAGAQGEMAGMMVIRKALEMRGENRKTVLVPDSAHGTNPSTAAMCGFKIVTLPSTNEGFVDMEAFEAALNDDVAGFMLTNPNTCGLFDPNVKKIADMLHAAGGYFYCDGANFNAIAGRVRPADFGVDVMHINLHKTFSTPHGGGGPGSGPIVVTEELKPYLPVPRVLKQGDTYTLEMEAELSMGRMKGFHGHMGMFVRALSYMMAHGKDGIRQASEDAVLNANYVRSQLQDHYHVPFPGMCMHECLISDKIQKADGVTTMDIAKTLIEHGMHPMTVFFPLVVQGAMLIEPTESETKETIDRFIAIMKMIADDTKAGKGEAFTQNPKSTPRRRLDEAQAARKPILSWQMME is encoded by the coding sequence ATGACTGCTGCATTAAAGAAAGAATCGAACGTGACCGCATTTGCAAAACAAGACCCTCTCGTAGACCGTAGCCACGGCCTGAACTTTGAAGAGCCGCTACTGATTGAACGAAGCCGCGAAGGCCGCTGCGGTGTAGATCTACCAAAACCAAAAGGCACGAAGCTACGCACCGGCCAAACCGCGCGTACGGAAATCGGCCTGCCGCAAGTGAGCGAGCCGCAAGCCGTTCGTCACTTTGTTCGCTACTCCCAGCAGAATTTCAGCATCGACTCTGGCTTCTATCCGCTAGGCTCATGCACGATGAAACACAACCCTCGTCTGAACGAGAAAATGGCACGCCTCCCCGGTCTCGCAAACTTGCACCCGTTGCAAGATGAACGCACCACTCAAGGCGCATTGGAACTAATGTATACACTCCAACATTGGCTCTCTGAACTGACCGGCCTACCGGGCGTATCGCTCTGCCCTGCGGCGGGCGCACAAGGCGAAATGGCGGGCATGATGGTCATCCGCAAAGCATTGGAAATGCGCGGCGAAAACCGCAAAACCGTCCTCGTTCCTGATAGCGCGCATGGTACTAATCCTTCGACCGCTGCTATGTGTGGATTCAAAATCGTCACCTTACCTTCAACGAATGAAGGTTTTGTCGATATGGAAGCATTCGAAGCGGCACTTAATGACGATGTCGCTGGCTTCATGCTAACCAACCCCAACACCTGCGGATTATTCGATCCTAACGTAAAGAAAATCGCTGATATGCTACACGCAGCCGGCGGCTATTTCTATTGCGATGGTGCAAACTTCAACGCCATTGCCGGTCGTGTCCGTCCCGCTGATTTCGGCGTGGATGTCATGCATATCAACTTGCATAAAACCTTCTCAACTCCGCATGGCGGCGGCGGCCCAGGTAGTGGCCCCATCGTCGTGACGGAAGAGCTCAAACCTTACCTGCCAGTGCCACGCGTACTCAAGCAAGGCGATACTTACACGCTCGAAATGGAAGCGGAGCTAAGCATGGGCCGCATGAAAGGCTTCCACGGCCATATGGGCATGTTCGTGCGCGCACTTTCTTACATGATGGCACACGGCAAAGACGGTATCCGCCAAGCCTCTGAAGATGCCGTGTTAAACGCCAATTACGTTCGCAGCCAGTTGCAAGATCACTATCACGTACCCTTCCCCGGCATGTGTATGCATGAGTGCCTAATCTCCGATAAAATTCAAAAAGCCGATGGTGTGACCACAATGGATATCGCCAAAACACTGATTGAACATGGCATGCACCCGATGACGGTCTTCTTCCCGCTCGTGGTTCAAGGCGCAATGCTGATTGAGCCAACGGAAAGCGAAACCAAAGAAACGATTGATCGCTTCATCGCCATCATGAAAATGATTGCCGATGATACCAAAGCCGGCAAAGGCGAGGCGTTCACGCAGAATCCAAAATCGACACCACGGCGTCGCCTAGATGAAGCACAGGCCGCTCGTAAGCCGATCCTTTCTTGGCAGATGATGGAGTAA